A window of the Hypomesus transpacificus isolate Combined female chromosome 22, fHypTra1, whole genome shotgun sequence genome harbors these coding sequences:
- the LOC124484637 gene encoding trace amine-associated receptor 1 has translation MHLLETPAQSFSYSHISLSISNGETQKGTIHLCLEVWFGERRCGTALSLIDLDQAMDNSSLGWLGEGNASLLNDSNLCGRSRHRAFRVALYAFLTVGIVCTVVGNFLVVLAIAYFKQLQSPTNSFVMSLAVADCLVGLVVMPYSMVRTVEGCWLFGTLFCKLHSSLDVMLCTASIFHLSCIAFDRYYAVCNPLVYSLKMSQSRVVMLIVICWVVPILISFGPILLGLHMVGVDIPLPPDVCIFLVNRVYAVMASLVAFYLPMAIMLVAYWKIYKAAKRQAMQISAMESQMASGVGKDSSKKQRHRNAMRRERKAAKTLGIIMGVFLLFWVPFFTVNIVDPFINYSTAEVIWDIFLWLGYVNSSLNPFLYGFFNRSFRRAFLMIMGCRLCLPGTSAGMDLSHSRRDANERTENQ, from the exons ATGCATTTATTAGAGACCCCTGCTCAGTCTTTCTCGTACTCCcatatttctctctccatctcaaacGGAGAGACACAGAAGGGGACCATACACCTATGCCTTGAAGTGTGGTTTGGGGAAAGGAGATGTGGAACAGCACTCTCACTCATAG ATCTAGATCAAGCCATGGATAACAGCAGCCTGGGCTGGCTGGGGGAAGGGAACGCTTCTCTCCTGAACGACTCGAATTTGTGCGGCCGCTCAAGGCACCGGGCCTTCCGCGTGGCACTGTACGCCTTCCTTACGGTGGGCATCGTCTGTACGGTGGTGGGAAACTTCCTGGTGGTGCTCGCAATTGCCTACTTCAAGCAGCTACAGTCGCCCACTAACTCCTTTGTGATGTCGCTAGCTGTGGCAGACTGCCTCGTGGGCTTGGTGGTGATGCCCTACAGCATGGTGCGGACAGTGGAGGGCTGCTGGCTCTTCGGCACCCTCTTCTGCAAGCTCCACTCCAGTCTGGATGTCATGCTTTGCACCGCCTCGATATTCCACCTTAGCTGCATCGCCTTCGACCGCTACTACGCCGTCTGTAACCCGCTGGTCTACTCCCTCAAGATGTCCCAGAGCCGTGTGGTGATGCTCATTGTGATATGCTGGGTAGTACCCATCCTCATCTCCTTTGGCCCCATCCTGTTAGGTCTCCACATGGTCGGCGTGgatatccccctcccccctgacgTGTGCATCTTCCTAGTCAACCGTGTGTACGCTGTTATGGCCTCCCTGGTGGCCTTCTACCTCCCCATGGCCATCATGCTCGTGGCCTACTGGAAGATCTACAAGGCAGCTAAGAGGCAGGCCATGCAGATCAGCGCCATGGAGAGCCAGATGGCGTCTGGAGTGGGAAAGGACTCCAGCAAGAAGCAGAGGCACCGCAACgccatgaggagggagaggaaggctgCTAAGACCCTTGGGATCATCATGGgggtcttcctcctcttctgggTGCCCTTCTTCACCGTCAACATCGTGGATCCGTTCATCAACTACTCCACCGCGGAGGTGATCTGGGACATCTTCCTTTGGTTGGGCTACGTCAACTCCTCCCTCAATCCCTTCCTCTACGGGTTCTTTAATCGCTCCTTCCGGAGGGCGTTCCTCATGATCATGGGCTGTAGGCTCTGCCTGCCCGGGACTTCAGCCGGTATGGACCTATCACACTCTAGGAGAGATGCCAACGAACGCACTGAGAACCAATAG
- the adra1d gene encoding alpha-1D adrenergic receptor has product MPYSNLKNESDDGIYFETLNASFTDQILPNISNTTCRNIDMDAQIIGVGVFLSVFILAAIVGNILVILSVLCNRHLQTVTNFFIVNLAIADLLLSIIVLPFSASLEVLGCWVFGRIFCNIWAAVDVLCCTASILSLCIISIDRYIGVKYCLKYPTIMTEKKAGVILVVVWVSSMVISIGPLLGWKEPPPLDESICRITEEPGYALFSSLFSFYLPLMVILVMYFRVYVVARRTTKSLEAGVKRERNKSMEVVLRIHCRSVLEDTRSAGSKNKNHPFRSSLSVRLMKFSREKKAAKTLAIVVGMFILCWLPFFFVLPLGSFFPALKPSDPVFKVIFWLGYFNSCINPIIYPCSSKEFQRAFTRLLRCQCHRRRRVLRRFYDQRWRTAVKGATSRDRRDNYHPGFAIHESCGNPLYYKGKGRPISFKGWSLFSPLDKSSFQLREKMNNLSNKIKGGPVKGTTPALGRAEIDTVSMGIFNDCAEQSSYQIYELSECYGLKETDI; this is encoded by the exons ATGCCATATTCTAATTTGAAGAACGAAAGCGATGATGGAATCTATTTTGAAACACTCAATGCGTCTTTTACGGACCAAATACTCCCAAACATCAGCAATACGACCTGCAGGAACATTGATATGGACGCTCAGATCATCGGGGTTGGAGTCTTTTTGTCTGTATTTATATTGGCGGCAATTGTGGGGAACATTTTGGTTATTCTTTCTGTGCTGTGCAATAGACACTTACAGACTGTGACAAACTTTTTCATTGTCAACTTGGCTATAGCAGATTTGCTATTGAGCATTATTGTGCTACCCTTTTCTGCGTCTTTGGAGGTCCTGGGATGCTGGGTTTTTGGTCGGATCTTCTGTAACATCTGGGCAGCCGTGGATGTGCTCTGCTGCACCGCATCTATCCTCAGTCTCTGTATAATTTCCATAGATAGGTACATCGGGGTTAAATACTGCTTAAAATACCCCACCATAATGACCGAGAAGAAAGCAGGGGTAATTTTGGTGGTCGTGTGGGTGTCTTCTATGGTCATCTCCATAGGACCTCTATTGGGATGGAAGGAACCGCCGCCTTTGGACGAGAGCATATGCCGCATCACTGAAGAGCCAGGTTATGCGCTCTTTTCCTCGCTCTTTTCTTTCTACCTCCCGCTCATGGTCATCCTAGTAATGTATTTCAGAGTCTATGTGGTGGCCCGAAGGACTACTAAGAGTTTAGAGGCGGGAGTCAAACGAGAAAGAAATAAGTCGATGGAAGTGGTGCTCCGGATACACTGTCGGAGTGTCCTGGAGGACACGCGCTCCGCTGGCTCCAAGAATAAAAATCACCCTTTCCGAAGTTCGCTGTCTGTGCGCTTGATGAAGTTCTCCAGAGAAAAAAAGGCTGCTAAAACTCTCGCTATCGTTGTTGGGATGTTCATTCTGTGTTGGCTAccgtttttctttgttttgccACTGG GCTCTTTCTTCCCAGCCCTGAAGCCTTCTGACCCCGTGTTTAAGGTGATCTTCTGGCTGGGCTACTTTAACAGCTGCATCAACCCAATCATCTACCCCTGCTCCAGTAAAGAGTTCCAGCGAGCGTTCACTCGCCTCCTGAGGTGTCAGTGTCACCGGCGCCGGAGAGTCCTGCGTCGCTTCTATGACCAGCGCTGGCGGACCGCCGTCAAGGGCGCCACCAGTCGGGACCGCCGAGACAACTACCACCCCGGCTTCGCCATCCACGAGTCGTGCGGGAACCCTCTCTACTATAAGGGCAAAGGTCGCCCAATCAGCTTCAAGGGGTGGAGTCTGTTCTCACCACTGGACAAGTCCTCCTTCCAGCTCAGGGAGAAGATGAACAACCTGTCCAATAAGATCAAGGGGGGCCCAGTCAAAGGGACCACGCCCGCACTGGGACGGGCTGAGATTGACACCGTGTCCATGGGGATCTTCAACGACTGTGCCGAGCAGAGTAGCTACCAGATCTATGAGCTGTCAGAGTGTTATGGTCTAAAGGAGACTGATATTTAG